The following proteins are co-located in the Microbulbifer sp. VAAF005 genome:
- a CDS encoding GFA family protein produces the protein MVEEYHEGGCVCGQLRFRALGSPRRVSLCSCQWCRKRSGSPIGLSVYFKKKQIAFLQGHLQSHTLYSDAGRWIKSQFCPDCGSTLTWTLEFLPEYRGFGGGAFDAPEFIYPERYVYSRNKPEWIQVASDIALCPAMAEQPKNTGNNPGAIGGHT, from the coding sequence ATGGTGGAGGAATATCACGAAGGGGGCTGCGTTTGCGGGCAACTGCGCTTTCGCGCCCTCGGCTCCCCTCGCCGGGTCAGCCTGTGCTCTTGTCAGTGGTGTAGAAAGCGTAGCGGTAGCCCCATCGGCTTATCGGTCTACTTCAAAAAGAAACAAATAGCTTTTCTTCAGGGCCATTTGCAATCTCACACCCTTTACTCCGATGCCGGTCGCTGGATAAAGAGCCAGTTCTGCCCCGATTGCGGCAGCACGCTCACCTGGACACTGGAGTTCCTACCCGAATATCGGGGCTTTGGCGGCGGCGCCTTTGATGCACCGGAATTTATTTATCCCGAGCGCTATGTTTACAGCCGCAACAAACCTGAGTGGATCCAGGTCGCCAGTGATATTGCCCTGTGCCCCGCGATGGCGGAGCAGCCCAAGAATACAGGCAATAATCCCGGCGCTATTGGTGGGCACACATAA
- the soxR gene encoding redox-sensitive transcriptional activator SoxR, whose translation MAAEESAEKGAVKSKQIKRELTVGEVAERSGVAVSALHFYESKGLIASWRTSGNQRRYSRDVLRRVAIIKVAQSTGIPLSEIREAFGELPNKRTPNAGDWSSLSSHWREELDQRIQQLTKLRDDLEGCIGCGCLSMQKCPLRNPGDEAAEQGGGARYLDLTE comes from the coding sequence ATGGCAGCTGAAGAATCGGCCGAAAAAGGAGCGGTAAAGTCAAAGCAAATCAAGCGGGAGCTGACTGTTGGCGAGGTGGCCGAGCGCAGCGGCGTGGCAGTCAGCGCCCTCCATTTCTATGAAAGCAAAGGCCTGATTGCCAGCTGGCGGACCTCCGGAAATCAAAGGCGTTACTCACGGGATGTGTTGCGCCGAGTGGCCATTATCAAGGTGGCCCAGAGTACCGGGATTCCATTGTCGGAAATACGCGAGGCCTTCGGGGAGCTTCCCAATAAGCGCACGCCCAATGCGGGGGATTGGTCATCACTCTCTTCTCACTGGCGTGAAGAGTTGGATCAGCGTATCCAGCAGTTAACCAAGTTGCGCGATGACCTTGAGGGATGTATTGGCTGCGGTTGTTTGTCTATGCAGAAATGCCCTTTACGGAATCCTGGGGATGAAGCTGCGGAGCAGGGAGGGGGAGCTCGCTATTTGGATTTGACCGAGTAG
- a CDS encoding LysE family transporter, which yields MEIYPQLLRYVAIPGSIYVAFIGYQTAAAPANHADIERLQEPRFYQGFLLQWFNPKAWIACLSGVAIFSSSDNHSNLLTFTLIYFLVCYISLSTWAIAGDRARLLLESQYRRKIFNKSMGSLLIICATYLLYSQTFTD from the coding sequence ATAGAAATTTATCCCCAGTTACTACGATATGTTGCGATACCAGGATCAATTTATGTGGCCTTTATCGGCTACCAAACAGCGGCTGCACCTGCTAATCATGCAGATATTGAGCGGTTACAGGAGCCACGCTTTTACCAGGGGTTTTTATTGCAATGGTTTAACCCAAAGGCCTGGATCGCCTGCCTTTCTGGAGTGGCTATTTTCTCCAGCAGCGATAACCACAGCAATTTACTCACATTTACCCTGATTTACTTTCTGGTTTGCTACATATCATTAAGTACTTGGGCTATTGCCGGAGATCGGGCTCGCTTACTATTAGAGAGTCAATACCGGCGCAAAATATTTAACAAATCAATGGGGAGCCTTCTGATTATTTGCGCTACCTACCTTCTCTACAGCCAGACTTTTACAGATTAA
- a CDS encoding VOC family protein encodes MIKLHHIDHIVLRVQSLKPMLDFYQNILGCSIVRQRDDIGLYQLRAGTCMIDLVPVDKPIGQRGGAAPGKEGRNLDHFCFRVEPFNPESIQAFLAQEQVKFSPAEERFGADGIGLSIYISDPEDNVIELKGPPTGNN; translated from the coding sequence ATGATTAAGCTCCACCATATTGACCATATTGTATTGCGTGTCCAATCTCTAAAACCCATGCTCGACTTTTACCAAAATATTCTTGGATGCAGCATTGTGCGCCAACGGGACGATATTGGCCTCTACCAACTCCGCGCAGGCACTTGCATGATAGATTTAGTGCCAGTTGATAAACCTATAGGCCAGAGAGGGGGAGCAGCACCAGGAAAGGAAGGGCGGAACCTGGATCATTTTTGCTTCCGGGTTGAACCCTTTAATCCGGAGAGTATTCAAGCCTTTTTAGCGCAGGAACAGGTAAAGTTTTCGCCAGCAGAAGAACGCTTTGGCGCCGATGGAATTGGCCTGTCAATTTACATCTCAGATCCCGAGGACAATGTGATTGAGCTGAAAGGACCACCCACTGGCAACAACTGA
- a CDS encoding efflux RND transporter permease subunit has translation MGFNLSEWALKNRPLVLYAMIVLGLLGTFSYTQLGQSEDPPFTFKVMVINTVWPGASAEDVSRQITERIEKKLLETGDYQRISSFSRPGQSQVLFVARDDMHSRDIPDLWYEVRKKVGDIRHTLPPDIQGPFFNDEFGTTFGNIYALTGSGFDYALMKDYAERLQLALQRVKDVGKVELLGLQDEKIWVEISNTKLASMGIPLSAVQNALQAQNQVTDGGFVDTVSDRVRIRVSGQFTSVNEIRQFPITADGRTQRLGDIAQVHRGFSDPAQPRMRFMGEDAIGLAVSMKEGGDILKLGKALDETFARLQEDLPIGMELRKVSDQPAAVKRGVGEFLQVLAEALGIVLLVSFFSLGSRPGLIVALSIPLVLAMTFALMHYFNIGLHKISLGALVLALGLMVDDAIIAVEMMAIKMEQGLSRLKAAGFAWTSTAFPMLTGTLITAAGFLPIATAQSGTGEYTRSIFQVVTLSLIVSWIAAVVFVPYLGHYLLPNLARHGHGGEVKDPYQKPFYQRFRRFITWCLRNRKTVIAATLAIFVGSLALFKLVPQQFFPSSGRLELMVDLKLAEGASLKSTEHQAKRLETLLAQNDQVENYVAYVGTGSPRFYLPLDQQLPAASFAQFVVMTRSVEEREQVRSWLINTMNEEFPTLRSRVSRLENGPPVGYPVQFRLSGEHIREVRGLAREVAERLRDNPQVTNVHLDWEEPSKSINLNIDQDRARAMGVNSATLSQALQSSLTGITVSQYREDNELIDVRVRGNEDDRYALRQLGNLAVQTDSGRSVPLNQIATLEYGFEEGIIWHRDRLPTVTVRADIYGDELPATVVNAVWPQLQSIRDKLPPGYLLEVGGTVEESARGQKSVNAGMPLFVLVVFTLLMLQLRSMSLSTMVFLTAPLGLIGVTLFLLLFGKPFGFVAMLGTIALAGMIMRNSVILVDQIQQDISQGLSPWDAIVESTVRRFRPIVLTALTAVLAMIPLSRSDFFGPMAVAIMGGLIVATGLTLLFLPALYAAWFRVREEHNEEAVENNPEFGGPMTPSATTE, from the coding sequence ATGGGTTTTAACCTCTCCGAGTGGGCCTTAAAAAACCGCCCGCTGGTGCTTTACGCAATGATCGTCCTGGGACTGCTGGGAACCTTTTCCTATACCCAATTGGGGCAAAGTGAAGATCCACCCTTTACCTTTAAGGTGATGGTGATCAACACCGTCTGGCCCGGCGCCAGTGCCGAAGATGTATCCCGCCAGATTACCGAACGGATAGAAAAGAAATTGCTGGAAACCGGTGACTACCAGCGTATCTCCTCTTTTTCCCGTCCGGGGCAATCCCAGGTATTGTTTGTTGCCCGGGACGATATGCACTCCCGAGACATTCCCGATCTCTGGTATGAAGTACGTAAAAAGGTGGGGGATATTCGCCACACCCTGCCGCCGGATATCCAGGGCCCATTTTTTAACGACGAGTTTGGCACCACCTTCGGCAATATTTATGCCCTCACCGGCAGTGGCTTCGATTACGCACTGATGAAGGACTACGCTGAGCGGTTGCAACTGGCCCTTCAGCGAGTTAAGGATGTAGGCAAGGTCGAGTTACTGGGATTGCAGGACGAAAAAATTTGGGTGGAAATATCCAATACCAAATTGGCCTCCATGGGCATTCCCCTGTCTGCGGTTCAAAACGCCCTGCAAGCGCAAAACCAGGTCACTGATGGCGGCTTTGTGGATACCGTCAGCGACCGGGTGCGCATCCGTGTGAGCGGGCAATTCACCTCAGTCAATGAAATACGTCAGTTTCCCATTACCGCAGATGGCCGCACCCAGCGCCTGGGAGATATCGCCCAGGTTCACCGAGGCTTTAGCGATCCGGCCCAGCCCCGAATGCGCTTTATGGGAGAGGACGCCATCGGTCTCGCCGTGTCCATGAAGGAAGGGGGCGATATTTTAAAATTGGGTAAAGCCCTCGATGAAACCTTTGCCCGACTACAAGAAGATCTGCCCATAGGTATGGAGCTGCGCAAGGTCTCCGACCAACCAGCGGCAGTAAAACGCGGCGTTGGCGAATTCCTGCAAGTGCTGGCCGAAGCCCTGGGTATCGTACTGCTGGTGAGTTTTTTCTCCCTCGGCAGCCGCCCGGGATTAATTGTGGCGCTGTCGATCCCACTGGTATTGGCGATGACCTTCGCGCTGATGCACTACTTCAATATCGGCCTGCACAAGATCTCGCTGGGGGCACTGGTACTCGCCCTGGGCTTGATGGTGGACGATGCCATTATCGCGGTGGAAATGATGGCTATAAAAATGGAACAGGGGCTCAGTCGGCTAAAAGCCGCCGGCTTCGCCTGGACTAGCACCGCTTTTCCCATGCTTACCGGTACATTGATTACCGCCGCCGGTTTTTTACCGATTGCCACCGCCCAGTCCGGTACCGGTGAATACACCCGCTCTATTTTCCAGGTGGTCACCCTGTCGCTTATCGTTTCCTGGATCGCCGCCGTGGTATTTGTGCCCTACCTGGGCCATTACCTGTTGCCGAACCTGGCACGACACGGTCATGGCGGTGAAGTGAAAGATCCCTACCAGAAACCCTTTTACCAGCGCTTCCGCCGCTTTATTACCTGGTGCCTGCGCAATCGTAAAACAGTGATTGCGGCAACCCTGGCGATTTTTGTCGGCTCGCTCGCCCTGTTCAAACTGGTTCCGCAACAGTTCTTCCCCTCTTCCGGACGCCTCGAATTGATGGTGGACCTGAAGCTGGCCGAAGGTGCCTCGCTGAAATCCACCGAGCACCAAGCCAAAAGGTTGGAAACCCTCCTGGCGCAGAACGATCAAGTAGAAAATTACGTGGCTTATGTGGGCACCGGCTCCCCGCGTTTCTACTTGCCCCTTGACCAGCAACTGCCCGCTGCCAGCTTCGCCCAGTTTGTTGTAATGACCCGCAGTGTCGAAGAGCGCGAGCAAGTGCGCAGCTGGCTGATCAATACGATGAATGAGGAGTTCCCCACCCTGCGCAGCCGTGTGTCCCGCCTGGAGAACGGCCCACCCGTGGGCTACCCGGTGCAGTTCCGCTTGTCCGGCGAACATATTCGCGAAGTACGCGGGCTGGCTCGGGAAGTGGCTGAGCGCCTGCGGGACAATCCACAGGTGACCAACGTGCACTTGGACTGGGAAGAACCCAGTAAATCCATCAACCTCAATATCGACCAGGACCGCGCTCGCGCCATGGGCGTCAACAGTGCAACCTTGTCCCAGGCTCTGCAAAGCTCCTTAACGGGTATCACTGTGAGCCAATACCGGGAGGATAACGAGCTGATCGACGTGCGTGTGCGCGGTAATGAAGACGATCGCTATGCCCTGCGCCAGTTGGGTAACCTCGCGGTACAAACCGACAGCGGCCGCAGTGTACCGTTGAACCAGATTGCCACCCTGGAATACGGTTTTGAGGAAGGTATTATCTGGCACCGGGACCGCCTGCCCACCGTTACCGTGCGCGCTGATATTTATGGGGACGAATTACCGGCGACCGTCGTCAATGCCGTGTGGCCTCAGCTTCAATCCATTCGCGATAAATTACCGCCAGGCTACTTGCTGGAAGTGGGTGGTACCGTGGAAGAGTCTGCGCGGGGGCAAAAATCGGTCAATGCCGGTATGCCGCTATTCGTGCTGGTGGTCTTTACCCTGCTGATGCTGCAATTGCGCAGTATGTCCCTATCCACCATGGTATTCCTCACGGCTCCCCTGGGCCTGATCGGCGTTACCCTGTTCCTGCTGCTGTTTGGCAAACCCTTTGGTTTTGTCGCCATGCTGGGCACCATCGCCCTGGCGGGAATGATTATGCGTAACTCGGTGATTTTGGTGGACCAGATACAGCAGGATATCAGT
- a CDS encoding ABC transporter ATP-binding protein, which produces MESIISIKGLGKTYAEGFTALKNIDLEIQRGELFALLGPNGAGKTTMINIICGIVNPSCGDVTVNGYNIQRDYRNARNEIGLVPQEISTDAFETVWAAVKFSRGLFGKAPNPAYLEKILRQLSLWEKKDNKIITLSGGMKRRLMIAKALSHEPNVLFLDEPTAGVDVELRQDMWQMVRELKESGVTVILTTHYIEEAEEMADRVGVINHGQLVLVEEKNALMKKMGEKELSLQLPTPLQQIPESLADLPLSLSSDGSQLVYRFDIKSEDTGLAEFLRRLNAANIEFRDLHTRESSLEEIFVNLVHGARLEREEQLSKEAQA; this is translated from the coding sequence GTGGAATCGATTATTTCTATCAAAGGCTTGGGAAAAACCTATGCCGAGGGGTTTACCGCCCTGAAGAATATCGACCTGGAAATTCAGCGGGGAGAACTCTTTGCCTTGCTCGGCCCCAACGGCGCGGGCAAGACAACCATGATCAACATTATCTGCGGCATCGTAAATCCGAGCTGCGGTGACGTCACTGTCAATGGTTACAATATTCAGCGGGACTATCGCAATGCCCGCAATGAGATTGGTCTGGTGCCCCAGGAGATATCCACCGATGCCTTTGAAACCGTTTGGGCGGCAGTGAAATTCAGCCGCGGCCTATTCGGCAAGGCTCCCAATCCCGCCTACCTGGAGAAAATTCTACGGCAGCTATCCCTTTGGGAGAAAAAAGATAACAAAATTATTACGCTTTCAGGCGGAATGAAACGCCGCCTGATGATCGCCAAAGCGCTATCCCACGAGCCCAATGTACTCTTCCTCGACGAACCCACCGCCGGGGTCGATGTGGAGCTGCGCCAGGATATGTGGCAAATGGTGCGCGAACTGAAAGAGTCGGGGGTAACCGTTATCCTCACCACCCACTATATCGAAGAGGCCGAGGAAATGGCCGATCGTGTCGGTGTTATCAATCACGGCCAACTTGTTCTGGTTGAGGAGAAAAATGCACTGATGAAGAAAATGGGGGAGAAAGAACTCAGCCTGCAACTGCCCACACCACTGCAACAAATTCCAGAGAGTCTTGCTGACCTACCACTGAGTCTCAGCAGCGATGGCAGCCAGCTGGTTTATCGCTTTGATATCAAAAGCGAAGACACTGGTCTTGCGGAATTTCTGCGCCGTTTAAATGCCGCCAATATTGAATTCCGCGATTTACACACCCGGGAAAGCTCCCTGGAGGAAATTTTCGTCAACTTGGTTCACGGTGCCCGCCTTGAACGGGAAGAGCAGCTCAGCAAGGAGGCACAGGCATGA
- a CDS encoding efflux RND transporter periplasmic adaptor subunit — translation MYRMLILAALSLSLLLSACAPSESQEKETKPRPAVMVRPTLASAQADVYPGEVRARFEPALAFRIGGKIQRRLVNVGDRVEQGQPLAELDTEDLLLQLDSARASHTSAEADQRLASSELSRHRKLLEKQLVSLSQFDTVETQFEASEARLQQAKAQLDVARNQAAYAVLKAPESGVIARRMAEAGQVVAAGQGIFELAADGEREVRIDLPEQSISRFKVGQPLTVELWSQPGQSFPARIRELSPAADPISRTFEARVAFENKVSGVEIGQSARAFVPRAEKTDVLQVPMSAVSADDGAAFVWVLNPETKTLHKTPVSLGPYGEEFVSVFSGLERNDWIVAAGTHLLQEGMVVRPVDRMNRPIEQGPSLAHQE, via the coding sequence ATGTACCGAATGTTAATCCTCGCTGCGCTCTCACTCAGCCTTTTACTGAGCGCTTGCGCCCCCTCTGAATCCCAGGAAAAAGAGACCAAACCGCGCCCCGCTGTTATGGTGCGCCCCACCCTGGCCAGCGCCCAAGCCGATGTCTATCCCGGTGAGGTAAGAGCCCGCTTCGAGCCGGCACTGGCCTTCCGTATCGGCGGAAAAATCCAACGGCGCCTGGTAAATGTCGGCGACCGTGTGGAACAGGGCCAGCCCCTGGCGGAACTGGATACTGAAGACCTGCTGCTACAACTGGATTCAGCCCGCGCCAGCCATACTTCTGCCGAGGCAGACCAGCGCCTGGCTAGCAGTGAACTCTCGCGCCACCGCAAGCTATTGGAAAAGCAGCTGGTGAGCCTCTCCCAGTTCGATACCGTAGAAACCCAATTCGAAGCCAGCGAAGCGCGACTACAGCAGGCCAAGGCACAGCTGGATGTGGCCCGCAACCAGGCTGCCTATGCCGTACTCAAGGCGCCGGAAAGTGGCGTGATCGCCCGCCGCATGGCGGAGGCCGGCCAGGTCGTTGCCGCAGGACAAGGCATTTTTGAGCTGGCAGCCGATGGCGAGCGGGAAGTGCGTATCGACCTGCCGGAGCAATCCATCAGCCGCTTTAAAGTGGGCCAACCGCTAACTGTCGAACTCTGGTCCCAACCAGGCCAATCTTTCCCCGCACGCATCCGCGAACTATCGCCGGCAGCCGATCCCATATCCCGCACATTTGAAGCCAGGGTCGCTTTCGAAAATAAAGTGAGCGGTGTAGAAATCGGCCAGAGTGCACGGGCATTTGTCCCCAGGGCGGAAAAAACTGATGTACTGCAAGTTCCGATGTCAGCAGTCAGTGCCGACGATGGCGCCGCATTTGTATGGGTATTAAATCCAGAGACAAAAACGCTGCATAAAACCCCGGTCAGCCTGGGCCCCTACGGTGAGGAGTTTGTCTCGGTATTTTCCGGGTTGGAACGCAATGACTGGATTGTGGCCGCAGGTACCCATTTATTGCAGGAAGGTATGGTGGTGCGCCCTGTGGACCGTATGAACCGCCCTATTGAACAGGGGCCGTCTCTCGCCCACCAGGAATAA
- a CDS encoding LysR family transcriptional regulator codes for MLKDIRYLLVFAKVVESGSFRGASSELDISVASVSSYVARLEESLGVAFLYRNTRKLSLTEDGEKIYKTAQKILDLYADGLGEYKAREERSISRLKIAIPAVLIHSRLLSKIVGFVRRDLGIHLQIQCSDQHEDVIGGGFDLAIRLGNMPDSNLKARKIFELERGLIASGDMLDRYGFPSHPRDLAVWPWIGLKMRPNHRRFLHRQQGEYEVSYAPVATVDSVEAAYRLTSCGLGLSAPPRFLISAQDDVQELLPDWQLPNLPAYAVRPSNGVSEGPIQKLIDYLADSDTQLAACHPRDLTQKLAAEAVDCPGRFSIAR; via the coding sequence GTGCTAAAGGATATTCGCTATTTACTGGTGTTTGCCAAGGTTGTGGAAAGCGGCTCTTTTAGAGGCGCTTCTTCGGAACTGGATATTTCTGTCGCCAGCGTTAGTTCCTATGTGGCGAGGTTAGAGGAAAGTCTTGGGGTTGCGTTCTTGTATCGCAATACCCGCAAGTTGTCCCTGACCGAAGATGGGGAAAAGATTTATAAAACGGCACAGAAGATATTGGATTTGTACGCCGATGGTCTCGGAGAATACAAAGCGCGAGAGGAACGCAGTATCAGTCGGCTTAAAATTGCAATCCCCGCCGTTTTGATCCACAGCCGCTTGCTGAGCAAAATAGTGGGCTTTGTCCGGCGGGATCTGGGTATTCATTTACAAATTCAATGCAGCGACCAGCACGAGGATGTAATTGGCGGTGGTTTTGACTTGGCAATTCGTCTGGGTAATATGCCTGACAGCAATTTGAAAGCGCGTAAGATATTTGAACTAGAGCGGGGGTTAATTGCCAGTGGCGATATGCTGGATCGTTATGGTTTTCCGAGTCATCCTCGCGACCTTGCAGTTTGGCCCTGGATTGGGCTGAAAATGCGGCCCAATCACCGGCGATTTCTGCATCGGCAGCAGGGCGAATATGAAGTTAGCTACGCTCCGGTAGCGACTGTCGACAGTGTTGAAGCGGCTTATCGATTAACGAGCTGCGGCCTGGGACTATCGGCGCCACCTAGATTTCTAATAAGTGCACAGGATGATGTACAAGAATTATTGCCAGACTGGCAGCTTCCGAATTTACCCGCCTATGCAGTTAGACCTTCAAACGGAGTCTCCGAAGGTCCTATACAGAAACTGATTGATTATTTGGCCGATAGTGATACCCAGCTTGCTGCCTGCCATCCTCGCGATTTAACGCAAAAGCTAGCTGCAGAAGCGGTTGATTGTCCCGGAAGGTTCTCAATAGCTCGGTAG
- a CDS encoding TetR/AcrR family transcriptional regulator, which translates to MSEQIQTAAQRGRPKDPVKRQAILDAAKDLFLSHGFAATSVDAVASAAGVSKLTVYSHFSDKETLFSAAIASRCEMMMPLPIFALEEGESVEQVLERIGDAFMGMVESEDSVRLLRLLCALASQESEMAQLFFDAGPQRILGEIEQLLRRANQLQMLKVDNPAVAAEDFIGLLLGCHHMQVLIGCRQMSTQEERRERVQKAVRTFMCAHQ; encoded by the coding sequence ATGTCTGAGCAGATCCAGACGGCCGCCCAGCGCGGTCGCCCAAAGGACCCGGTGAAACGCCAAGCCATCCTGGATGCAGCTAAGGACCTGTTTTTATCCCACGGTTTTGCAGCCACTAGCGTGGATGCGGTGGCCTCGGCTGCGGGAGTATCCAAACTTACGGTCTACAGCCACTTCTCCGATAAGGAGACGCTCTTTAGCGCCGCTATTGCCTCTCGCTGCGAAATGATGATGCCCCTGCCCATCTTTGCTTTAGAAGAGGGGGAATCGGTAGAGCAGGTCCTGGAGCGTATTGGCGACGCTTTTATGGGGATGGTGGAGAGCGAGGATAGCGTGCGTCTGTTACGCCTTTTGTGTGCCCTGGCATCCCAGGAGTCGGAAATGGCCCAGCTATTTTTTGACGCAGGTCCCCAGCGGATTTTGGGGGAGATAGAGCAGCTACTGCGCAGAGCCAATCAGTTACAGATGTTGAAGGTGGATAATCCCGCCGTAGCGGCGGAAGATTTTATCGGCTTGTTGCTGGGTTGCCATCATATGCAGGTCTTGATCGGCTGCCGACAAATGTCGACACAGGAAGAGCGCCGTGAGCGCGTACAAAAGGCGGTGAGAACCTTTATGTGTGCCCACCAATAG
- a CDS encoding dienelactone hydrolase family protein translates to MEAEVIDYTVNGDTFCGYLAWDENISNKRPGVLLVHEWWGHNAFVREQAEKLANCGYLAFAVDMFGAGKQTDDPQEAQQFRDEALKDPVALEARFRTALSLLQQQPLADPDQIAAQGYCFGGGVVLAMARIGVDLRGVVSYHGALARSTPAQNEPIKPEIQVYTGGADVMVPPDQVGQFVTEMQESNAKLTLVSYPGVLHGFTNPCATDRGEKFGLPLAYNREAAEDAWRGTLAFYEKIFS, encoded by the coding sequence ATGGAAGCGGAAGTAATTGACTACACCGTAAACGGTGACACTTTTTGCGGATATCTCGCATGGGATGAAAATATCAGTAACAAACGGCCGGGGGTTTTACTGGTACACGAATGGTGGGGTCACAATGCCTTTGTCCGCGAGCAGGCGGAGAAACTGGCCAACTGCGGCTACCTCGCTTTTGCGGTAGATATGTTTGGCGCAGGCAAACAGACCGATGATCCACAGGAGGCACAACAGTTCAGGGATGAAGCCCTGAAAGATCCGGTGGCCCTCGAGGCGCGCTTTCGCACAGCATTATCACTGCTCCAGCAACAGCCCCTAGCAGACCCGGACCAGATCGCAGCACAGGGCTATTGTTTTGGCGGCGGAGTCGTACTCGCCATGGCTCGAATTGGAGTAGACTTGCGCGGCGTTGTCAGTTACCACGGCGCCCTGGCTAGAAGTACGCCTGCACAGAACGAACCTATCAAACCCGAAATACAAGTCTACACCGGTGGCGCCGATGTGATGGTCCCACCGGACCAGGTCGGCCAGTTTGTAACTGAGATGCAAGAGTCCAACGCAAAGTTAACTCTGGTCAGTTACCCTGGAGTCCTACACGGATTTACCAACCCTTGTGCGACAGACCGTGGAGAAAAATTCGGCCTACCGCTGGCCTATAACCGTGAAGCTGCTGAGGATGCTTGGCGGGGAACGCTGGCATTTTACGAGAAAATTTTCTCTTGA
- a CDS encoding ABC transporter permease: MNWYGIGAIYKFEMARTWRTLMQSIASPVLSTSLYFIVFGAAIGSRMGNIDGVSYGAFIIPGLVMLALLSESISNASFGIFFPKFSGTIYEVLSAPISSFEIVTGYVGAAATKSILLGLLILLTARFFVDYEIVHPWWMLTFLALTAVTFSLFGFIIGVWADDFQKLQVIPLMIITPLTFLGGAFYSISMLPEMWQKITLFNPVVYLISGFRWAFYGVADVNLGLSIGMTLLFLVLCLSTVWWIFRTGYRIKT; encoded by the coding sequence ATGAATTGGTATGGAATTGGCGCCATCTATAAGTTTGAGATGGCCCGCACCTGGCGCACCCTGATGCAGAGCATCGCCTCACCGGTGCTCTCCACATCTCTCTATTTTATTGTGTTTGGTGCGGCGATTGGATCGCGTATGGGGAATATCGACGGAGTCAGTTATGGGGCCTTTATTATTCCAGGATTGGTAATGCTGGCACTGCTCAGCGAGAGTATTTCCAACGCCTCTTTCGGAATATTTTTTCCTAAATTTTCCGGCACCATTTATGAAGTACTGTCCGCTCCCATATCCTCATTCGAAATCGTCACCGGATATGTGGGTGCCGCAGCGACAAAGTCCATTTTATTAGGGCTGTTGATATTGCTGACCGCTCGCTTTTTTGTGGATTACGAAATTGTACACCCTTGGTGGATGCTGACATTCCTCGCGCTGACTGCCGTCACTTTTAGCCTGTTCGGATTTATTATCGGAGTTTGGGCCGATGACTTTCAGAAGCTGCAAGTTATTCCGCTGATGATTATTACGCCGCTCACTTTTCTCGGCGGTGCATTTTATTCGATCAGTATGCTGCCGGAAATGTGGCAAAAAATTACCTTGTTCAACCCGGTAGTTTATTTGATCAGCGGCTTCCGCTGGGCTTTTTACGGCGTAGCCGATGTTAACCTGGGGCTGAGTATCGGCATGACTTTGCTCTTTCTGGTACTGTGTCTCAGCACCGTCTGGTGGATTTTCCGCACCGGATACCGCATCAAAACCTGA